The following DNA comes from Meles meles chromosome 8, mMelMel3.1 paternal haplotype, whole genome shotgun sequence.
TATTTCAGAGTATTTGCCATCGTAGAACAGACTAGTTTCATCTGAGTCAACTAAGATAAGTTTATAGCATGCTATTCTGTTACATTAAGGGAAAATGCAAACGTGTGatggaagttttatttattttttatatgtttgagagagaaagagagcaagagtgtgGGGAAAgtcacagagaaagggagaagcagacctctgctgagcagagagtaggatgcagggcttgattccagcaccctgagatcctgacctgagcacagggcagccacttaactgactgaaccacacaggcacccatgATGGAAGCTTTAATTTAAACATAAGATCCTCTATTCTTATACTGGTAGTTCAACCAAAAGTGcactttttgtttattattatcaAGGAAGTAATCATTTGGGAATATTTTTatagtgcatatatatatattttacatatatatcattCTAAGGATTAGGGATAAGCATTCCCTAAGAGGACCAACGGGCCATCCGACTCACCTAAATGTTTTCCTCAACATTTGTTGAAACTGAAGTTTACCTGATCACTTGTGAAATGCATgctatgagttttttttttttttctttatttgccacTGGCCTTGGTTGTGTGCGGGTGCATGACACTTTCTGTGGTTCTAAACTAATCTGCTTTGAACCACACCTGTTTATGGGATGTTTCATATTACCTCATGTATTTCtcattaaaattctgaatttcgTAATGATTTCTTCATTGTAAAAGGAGTAAAATGAAGTTTAGAGAGATGAGGGAATTCACTCAAGGACTGCACTGGTCGGTTTCCTTAAGACGCCTcaatgtttctccctcttcctgtgttGTGCTCTTCTAACCACTGGTTCAATGGTTGCCTGATGTTCTTTATGCGTCAACTGTGACTTCAGTTTCTACCTAAGAGGGGTCCATAATATCTCTGCCATCAAAATGTTATTTCTATGACAGTAATTCTCCTCCCTTTTCTGTTTTACATCTGCTTTCTGCAACGATCATGTGTAATGACCCTCAGGTTACAGAGTGAGAAAAATGGGAAACACTATTGTGGATTCAATCCCAATGATAGTCTAGAAACAAGGAAGAATCCTGATTTAAACAATTTACATGTTGGTAAAactgaaggaaaattatttaaaatgttttagaatgAGAAAAGTCCACACAACATTAATGTTAAATAGTCCATATAACTTTATTTCCATAAATACTCGGGAAGACAGACTGGGTGTCTAGTCACCCATCATCTTGCATATTATTCTTTTCTATTCAGTTATGGATTCAGGATAGTTCTTCCATGCCTTCCTCATGACAACCACCATCATACCACTCAGTTCTCTTCCATAATATTAGTCCCAAATTGAGGGGAAATGAGGATTTCTATCTCCCAACATTCACAGAGTATTACTTCCCCAACCTGAGAAAAGATTAGATTCTCTTgatctcagtttcttctttttaaaatcagagatCTGGATTCGTCAAgtgaattctgtttttaaattgtttgcaGACTTCTTATATAGTAATTCTTCTTAAACAAAATTGTTTCAGgtaaaaaattgtatttgaaaaattaacattatttctAGCTTAACCAAGAATCAGCATCActtgcaataaaaagaaaataggtcaATGAATTCTACCTCCTTAAAACTTTCCAATACTTTTTAAGTAAGGTTAATTTCTGAATACACTGTAACTCATCatggtcaaaaaaataaataaataaaaagtaggaaCACACTAAAAATCACTCCTTTGTGAAGTTAGAattggaataataatttaaagcGGAATTGCTATCCTACAGTATGGACCATTTTCTAAATGTCTCTCTCTtaactctctctcactctctctctctctatgtatatagatagataatacgtgtgtgtgtgtatacataaatatagagagatatatcctacatgtatatgtatacatgtatgtatttatatacaatagTCTGTAGGACTTTAATACACATGTATTAATTTTCAGTAGATCTGATGGTTTCTATATAATTTGGTATTACAGCATTTTTTTGATAGACATCTGGAAACTTAGATATGACTGTCCCAGTAGTCCAGAGAAATATAGGAAGTGCACTAGCTATTCAAACCCACTGGGGACAGATAATTCCTCATCATTGAGGAATAAAACTCCACGAAGTGCATTCTCTCTATTCTTAACTTATTTTGTATCAAttaaataatgtcttaaaattaCACATCAGATACCAAAGATGCAAATACATGAatgttccatttattttgtttcaataaaTATCGCTAAGTGCAACCTGACCACTAAGTTTGACTAATGCCACCTTCCGTACACCCCCTTTTTTGACATTACTTCCTTAGATTGTATATAAAACTCATGAAATTTGGGGGGAGAACAATGATATATGCATGATTCAAACATACTTGatcaatttaataattttatctatCCTTTAAGGATGGTCATCACAATCTTCAATGAcagtatttacatttaaaaaattctcttggggcgcatgggtggctcagtgggttaaagcctctgcctttggctcaggtcatgatctcagggtcctgggattgagcccctcattgggctctctgctcagcggggagcctgcttcccttcctctctctctctctgtctgcctctctgcctacttgtgatctctgccaaatgtataaaatctttaaaaaaatattctctttaacACATGAAATGtaaatagaagaaatgaatgaaagtgctcatttatttccacattttggtCATGAATTGATATTCTTTATTTTGCTGTATACATTTTCACCattccttgctttttaaaagaacagcGATTCCATTGGTTTAGCATGCATGACCCATTGGCAATGTTTGGTCACATAGCAAAAAAAGAGGGTGTTATGGTACTCTATGGAAATTAACCTTTAGCAGTTCAGACTGTACATTTGCATTTCCTGAGGATTCAATCCCAGATAATTCACAGAATTTGAacagaaaatgttgaaaatcgGAAATTTGTCCTCATGTATTAGCCACACACATTTAAGATATatacaaaaaaagatttttggactgtggaaaattttttaaaaattttatcaaaatgacataactgataataatgaatagtttttaattttaaaaacttcatttaaatatttaaaaatctttaccaGTAAAACTGAATAACACATAATCTTTCCCATTAttccaattataaaattattccaCAGTACTTCTTCAGAATCAAAGacaataaaacaagagaaaacagtTAATTTAAGAAGTCAAGAATAATTAATATTGATATAATATTCACACTAATCCCTCTTAGTAAATTTTATATCTATGTGTTCATACTGTTAAGGTTTCACCAAattctgtttatttccttcagatacaTACTCATTTGTGTGTAATGTACAGCAGACTCAAGTATatggagaagaagagaaacatcTCAGAATTCATACTTCTAGGACTTTCGTATGATCAGAATActcaaatattttgctttgtgCTCTTCTTGTTCTGTTATGTTGCCCTGTTGGCAGGAAACTTTCTGATCCTTGTCTCCATTCGATGCAGTTCCCTTTTTCACCAACCCATGTACTACTTCCTCAGCCACTTATCCTCTATGGACATCTGCTATACCTCTACTGTCACACCCAAATTCATTGGTGACCTCCTAGGGGGGACAAAAACCATATCTTATGATAATTGCATGTTACAGGTCTTTGCCATGCACTTCTTTGGGAGTACTGAGGTCTTTATTCTCACAGTCATGGCCTTGGATCGCTACGTAGCCATCTGCAAACCTCTCCACTATGTGATTATCATGAACAGGACAAAGTGCCATCTCCTAGTCTTGGCTGCTTGGGCTGGTGGGGCTCTCCATTCTTTTCCTCAATTATTGATGGCAATCCAATTGCCGTTTTGTGGTCCTAATGAACTCGATCACTACTTTTGTGATATCTTCCCTCTGCTGAATGTTGCCTGCACTGATACCTACATCACTGGGATCCTTGTGGTTGCCAATTCAGGTATGGTTGCCTTAGTTACCTTTGttgtcttgtttgtttcttatgtcATTATTTTGTTTAGTCTAAGACATCACTCAGCTGAGGGAAGACAcaaagccctctccacctgtgGGTCTCATATCACTGTAGTCATCTTATTTTTTGGACCCTCAATCTTTGCCTACCTTCGACCTCCAACCACTTTCCCTGAGGACAAAATATTTGCTCTATTTTACACCATCATTGCTCCTATGTTCAATCCCTTAATCTATACACTGAGgaatacagagatgaaaagtgCCATGAGGAAAGTTTTGTgtcaaacattattttcaaaGGAAGTATGCAATTAATTTGAGCAAACATATACCTAAgcaagtttattaaaaaaatgaacttgatGTGACTAAATAAgctaagaaatatttcattatctttataTTCAATGTCTATCATGAATGGaatccatgaaagaaagaggaattagaaagaaatttaaaggGATAGCTTAATGAATCCTAATTCCCACGTACCAGAATTAATTGAAAACATAGTTTTATGGAGTAATAAGGAGGTGTGATTAGCATCACCTATAGAAAAAACTGCCAAATCAAATAAAGCAACACTATTTGGTCAGTGAATTATAAAGGCAAAACAATTTTAATGATAATTCTATTAAAAATCCTGCACTTATATGCCAGTTCTCATAGTAATACACATTCTACCCTAGTGACAAAGttgaaatctaaaattaaaataatgactcTAAATCATCACAAGTATCTTTATGATAAAACAttcatttctggggcacctgggtggctcagtgggatccagccctacatcggggtctttgctcagcaggaagcctgcttcctcctctctctgcctgcctctctgcctacgtgtgatttctctctgtcaaattaataaataaaatctttttttttaaggtcaacaattagattttatttatttatttgtcagagagagagagagagagagcagacacaggcagacagagtggcaggcagcggcagagggagaagtaggctccatgccgagcaaagagcccgatgtgggactcgatcccaggacgctgggatcatgacctgagccgaaggcagccgcttaaccaactgagtcacccaggcgtccctaataaataaaatcttaaaaaaaaaaaacacattcatttcttcttcctctagtGGCATTTTGAAATCAGCTCTACAATGAAGAAATCTGCACAAGAGAACCTGTTTTAAATCAGCTCCTGGTGATCAGTTCTCCtgaattcatattaaaaataatagtaatacctAGTTAAGACAGAGCAAGAGTCAATAATTCAGGATGCTATAAACATAATGACTTGTTTTCCACCATTGACCAGAATGTAAAACATTTTGCATAAAACTTAAGGGACTGAATAATAAATCGTAAATGTCAACAAATCCTGCCTATAGTTGGTAAGTGGAAAGTTAATGGGTCCAGAACTGAAGACTTTCTCTGCTGTAAAAAGagatagaggaaaaaaataaataactaaagcCTAGCAAAAGACAGATTAATATATGGTCAAGCAACCAAAGCAAATTAAAGTACATTTTGCAATTGGCTACATATAGATGTTTATAActgatttatttataattgccaagCCTCAGAAGCAACCAAGACCTCCTTCTACTAGTGAATAGATAAATGAATTGTGATTTCTctggacaatggaatattattcagcactaaaaagaaatgaattatcaaGCCACAAGATGATATGCAGGAAACTTAAATGTGTATtactaagcaaaagaagccaatctgaaaaggctacctGTTATGTGATTGCAACTGTATGAATCCTGGAAAGGGTAAAACAATGGAGACCTTGACACCATCAGTGTTTTCCAAGGGTCAGTGTGGAGGGTAGAATGAATAGAGCTCAGAGGATTTGTAGAGCAGGAAGCATGTCTATATGTTAGTACAGTTgtggatatatgtcattatgCATATCAAAACTCATAAAATGTACTACATGAAGTATGAAGCCTAATGAAAAGAATATTTGGGAAGATAATCATGTGTGAATATAAGTTCCTTTGATAgtaacaaatgtatcactctgGTAGGGGAGGTTTTGTATCAGGACAGGGGAATTATGGGAAATCTttgtactttctgctcagttttgctgtgaacctaaagttgctttaaaaagtaaagtttattgatttaaaatataCACTATGGCATGGAAGATATATCAAAGCTTGTAAGTGGAAGGAAAGGGACATCTGAAAAAgattttttacagaaaaaaaaaagtaagaaaggccTTTTTTTCATGCTTGATCAGATTCGAAGAAAGGTCACTTAAGAAACACAGCAAATGTCATTACAGAGAAGATGTTAGATAGCAGGAATTTAATAAAAAGGAGATGGTAAAACAGGGAACGTGTTTTAGAATATGTGAGTAAAATGGCAAGAGTTGCAGTCAGTCTGGAGGCACGCTCCAAATAGGTacaaagagcagaaaaaaatgagaatggtgAAACTCACCAGAGCTGTTAGAGCAGAGAGGGAGTGGAGAGATTGTCTCTGCAGTTATACACAATGAAACAAAACTATTGCCAGATTAAACCTTTTAtcctaagcatttttttaaaagatttaatttatttgacagagatcccaagtaggcagagagtcaggcagagagaggggggaagcaggctccccgtcgagcagggagcccaatgcggggcttgatcctaggaccctgggatcatgacctgagctgaaggcagaggccttaacccatggagccacccagaagccccctccTAAGCATGTTCTACCTGTTTCATTACTTAGCTGGACCAAAGAAAGCTATCTCTGAAAATGAAGTAGAAGTTCAGATATTTTAAcaacaaattcattttaaaggCCTCTTTTAAACAGTggttatcatttgttttcattatcatgcTGTCTTCATAATGCAACTTTCTCTTTCAGAACATTATTAataatcaaaattattatttgcACACAATATTGACCTAGGGCTAATCGCGTTTTCTGCCACAAATCTAGACACACATTCCAAGTTAATGAGACTTTGGCATTCTATAAAATCAACAACTTTCACAGAAAGGACTTCGGACTTCTTACTGTGGCTTTCATGTTTAGTAAGTTGAgaacatagtcttttttttaattgagatagaAATGATGTATGATGTTATATTCGTGTCTCGTATTTAACATAAGGTATTGAGAAACAGTCACTGCAATCAGTGTAGCTAACATCCATCACCAAACAtaattgcaaattattttcttctgacAAGACCTTTTGGGATGCCAgactttctcatttttgttgCACAAAATCCTGCCTGAAGATTTGAAGACATAGATTATAAAATTACTCCATATCAGAATCTAGGacacttctaaatattttaatagggAAACCTAGCATATTTTGCTATTATTTGAGACTTAaactatttccaaaatatttccatttttgtgtttATTGATGTGAAGATTTTGACAAGGGTTGCATGttataaaataggaaatataaatggaaaaggaaaagagaaaaatatatcaaCTTAAAAGTATTAAAGACtatcctaaaaagagtctggaagttttccttctgcttcaattttctgaaacagcttcgggataataggtattatttcttcttgaatgttcggtagaattccccagggaatccttcaggtcctgggctcttgttttttgggaggttttgatcactgcttcaatctctttactagatatcggtctattcaggttgtcaatttcttcctggttcagttttggaagtttattggtttccaggaatgcatccatttcgtctaggttgcttattggcatataactgttgatagtaatttctgatgattgtttctatttccttggtgtgaattgtgatctctccctttccatccgTAATTTTACTATATtgggtcctctttcttttctgttggtttgaccagtggtttatcaatcttattgatgttttcaaaaaaccagcttttagtttcattgatgtgttctactgtatctctagtttctatctcattgatttctgctctaatcttgattatttcccttcttgtgtgtgggattgccttaatttgctgttgattttccagttctttaaggtgaaAAGAGAGCtgatatattctggatttttccatttttttgagtgaggcttggatggctatgtatttcccccttaggactgcctttgccatatcccttAGGTTTTAGACTGatgtttcttcattctcattagtttccatgagttgtttaagttcttctttgatttcctggttgatccaaacatttttaagcaggatggtctttagcttccaagtgtttcaATTATGTATAGAGAGAGCTTCTATTCCTTTATGAACAGCATAATCCAAAAGGTAAACATAATTTTATTCAATAATGCCAAAAATAAGTAATCATTTGACTGCCTTTTGTAGAGAAGAAATTATTAGACTAGTGATCAGTGTTAAGAAACATGGTAAGATAACCAACTGATGACAACATTAATAGAGTTTCAGTAACAGATTTTAAATTGGAGTTTCCCATGATCACATTTGTTAAATCCCTGTTATGAatgttctttcttatttccttcatttccccATTGATTATGGGTGTGTGCACGCTTGACAATTTGTGGTCCTAAAGGAAGCACTCAGAAAGACTGTATAAGAAAAATGACAGTTTTGAACCACACACATAACTGGCTATTTCATATTAGCTCATGTATTCTTCactaaaattctgaattttggATTGGTATCTTAGTTGTGAAATGAGAAATAGGAAGCCTAAAGAGATGAAGCCATTTGTTCGAGGGTCACTCTGGTCAATTGATTTGAGACACCTGAGCATTTCTACCCCTTTCTCTATTGCTGCTGTTTCAACCACTTGCTCAGTGGTTGCCTCAAGTTCTTTATTTACCAATTGTATCTTTAGTTTTTCCATGGGAGAGGTCCTAAGTATCACTATATTGCTTCATGAGAGTAAGTCTCCTCAACtgacttttccctcttcccttttaGCTCTGCTAACAACACTGATCATAGAACAACTTTCCTCTGAATACAGGCTGGGGTTTTGCATTATTGGAGGTGAAATTCCAATGATGATGTGGAATACAAGCAGCAATCCTGGTGAGgaattgcatttttataaaactgaacacAAATTATTTCAAGTGTTTTAGAACCAGCAAATTCTAGATTACATGTGCATATTAAATATTCTGTACCTCTTACATAAACACTCAAAGAGACAGAGGGGGTGTCAGTTAACCCATCATCGTGCATATTCTTTTCTATTCAGAGAAGGAATCAAAACAGTTTTTCCATACCGTCCTTCATGACATCCTGAAGTTCTCTCCCATGAAAGACAGCCCCAGATTGAGGAAGAAACAGTATTTCTGTCTTAACATTTATAGCAGGTTACTTTTCAATTCTGAGATATTATTTAGATTCTCaatatatttcttctctttagaATCAGAGATTTGCATTTGTCAAGTGATTCCACATGTATAATGTTCACATTCTACTTAGATAAAACCTGCCTATAAACCAATTTGTTTTAGAAATTAGATATatctaaaaattattattgtttctaCCTCATTAACAAAGATTAGTATCAGTTGCAATAAGTAGAAGATAGGTCAATGATCCTCACACTCCTAAAGCTTTTCAGTGCTCCTTATTTACAGTTAACTGCTGAACCCTCTgtgacataattattttattttattatataaaggaGACTAGGGAGCCTTGTTAATGATCCTGAAAGCAAAGCAACAAATCAAAGGGTTATAATTTTATGAGGTTATAATTTTGTATAGTACTTTAAAACAGAATtgaggggagtctgggtggctcagtaaattGGGCAtgtgccttcaactcagatcatgatcccgggatccagggatggagccctgcactgggctccttgctcagaggaaagcctgcttctcccgatccctctgcctgctgctctgcctacatgtgtctctacctctctgtcaaacaaataaataaaaaatcttttaaaaaaatggaattgagTATAAAGCTCTTGATTGTGATACTAGTAATAGAATAAAATGCGTGTACATGTTACCAAAAAAGCACACATTTGTTTTGAAGCAAAGTCAGGCACAAAAAAAGCAAGACCAGAGAGAGCTCTTCAGAGTGCTTACGGAGAGGTTTTTAACCATGATGTCAACACTAGGCTTCCTGTAATAAAGTAAATTTTCCAGGTCATTTACTCTGTCTTCTGTCATTTTCACACTGTGTGCTACAgaatataaagaaaggaagaggaggacctGCACAGTTCCTGTGTCTGAGTAGAATGAATGTATCTTAGCctgaaaaaagaataatgtataCAGATATCAGACAGAACACCAATAAAAAGATAGCATGTGAGAGAATCAGTGCACACATTagcctctcttcccttctcaaaCTTTACTAGagaatagtaaatatttaaaaagcaatttaataataaaaatagtaaatttgtAAAAGGCAATAAcccacacctgggtggctcagtgggttaaagcctctgctttcggctcgggtcatgatcccagggtcctgggattgagccccgcatctggctctctgctcggcagggagtctgcttgcccccccccaccctctctctgcctgcctctctgcctgcttgtcatctctgtcaaataaataaataaaatctttaaaaaaaataaaataaaataaaataaaatcttaaaaaaaaatggaattgatgTCTTTTGGTGCAGACCATTCTAAAACTGCCATGGGTGTTAACATTTTGACATCTAAAATCTTCTTTGTTATTGAAAACTTTCAATAACATCAAATTTGTGAATCTCTATAGATTATGGTTACTAAATAATActaaatgatattaaaatatttttaaaatattaaaaaaagcatttttattatgtaaatagtATCCCCGGGCCCAGATATGTCTGTAACTTGAGATTCAGACTAAGGTAGAAAGTGTGCTAGTTTTTGCAAACTCACTAAAATCAGGTACTTCTTTCTTGGTAAAATATCTCTTAGAAGTACTTTCTCTGTATCCTACACTCATTTTGCACTGACTAAGTGATACCTTAGCATATACATcagaaggacacctgggtggctcagttggttaaggagctgccttcagctcaggtcatgatctgagggtccggGGATTCAGTCCTCCATTTGGGTTCTTgttcagtgggaaacctgcttctcctctgcccagtgcttcctctgcttgtgctctcagcctgataaataaatgaataaataaatcaattttaaaaaatcatgtattaGATACAAAGATGCAAATTCCtgaatctttcatttattcacttatgcAAAAAACTTCATAGAGTGCTTTCTCACCACAAAATTGCCTTCAAGTTACTTTCAGTATCATCTCCTTTCTTCGGCACTTGATCTTTAGATTGtatctaaaacataaaattttcaacaaaagcCATGACATATGCATATTTCCAGTATGCTTAGGCAATTCAACAATCTTATGTTTCTTCTATAAATTGCTATTACAAGCATCAgacagcatatatatttttaaatttttttaactcatgAAATATAAAAGTGACAAATGAATAAGCTTCTTGAATATTATTTCAAGACTTAAGTCATTAACTGATATTCTTTCTTTTGATGTATTATTCTAACCagtctttcctttttaatgtcaGAGCAATTCCATTGGTTTAATGTGACCCATTGACAATGTCTGACCTGAAAGGAAAGTATAGTATGCTCTAACCCAA
Coding sequences within:
- the LOC123949321 gene encoding olfactory receptor 4P4-like, giving the protein MEKKRNISEFILLGLSYDQNTQIFCFVLFLFCYVALLAGNFLILVSIRCSSLFHQPMYYFLSHLSSMDICYTSTVTPKFIGDLLGGTKTISYDNCMLQVFAMHFFGSTEVFILTVMALDRYVAICKPLHYVIIMNRTKCHLLVLAAWAGGALHSFPQLLMAIQLPFCGPNELDHYFCDIFPLLNVACTDTYITGILVVANSGMVALVTFVVLFVSYVIILFSLRHHSAEGRHKALSTCGSHITVVILFFGPSIFAYLRPPTTFPEDKIFALFYTIIAPMFNPLIYTLRNTEMKSAMRKVLCQTLFSKEVCN